The proteins below are encoded in one region of Bacillus vallismortis:
- a CDS encoding DUF2759 domain-containing protein, which yields MLLVVIFGLVTLFALWGVLRSVKNKNILGFLLAGATLFVFGWFTVMTVINSGYPTAH from the coding sequence ATGTTACTAGTCGTGATTTTCGGCCTTGTCACTCTTTTCGCTTTATGGGGAGTCTTGCGTTCTGTTAAAAATAAAAACATACTTGGTTTTTTATTGGCCGGAGCCACCTTATTTGTCTTTGGTTGGTTTACCGTGATGACCGTGATAAACAGCGGCTATCCAACAGCACATTAA
- a CDS encoding MBL fold metallo-hydrolase: MKWRRMPVGPIQANAYFLINDDQCLIFDPGGEGNKINQYIKEKGLTPLAILLTHAHFDHIGALDEVREKWNIPVYLHQNEKNWLTDASLNGSGMLRGIEVTAKPADHFIEGDGELNIGPFHLETLFTPGHSPGSVSYYAKDADLVISGDVLFQGGIGRTDLIGGDQETLLTSIHEKLLTLPEHTLVLSGHGPETDVQTEQDQNPFLNGFSL, encoded by the coding sequence GTGAAATGGAGACGAATGCCAGTTGGGCCGATTCAAGCGAACGCATATTTTCTCATCAATGATGATCAATGCCTGATTTTTGATCCGGGCGGCGAAGGAAATAAAATCAATCAATACATAAAAGAAAAAGGGCTGACGCCTTTAGCCATTTTGCTTACACATGCCCATTTTGACCATATTGGGGCGCTTGATGAAGTGAGAGAAAAGTGGAATATTCCTGTATATCTGCATCAAAATGAGAAGAATTGGCTTACGGATGCCTCTTTAAACGGCTCCGGCATGCTGCGGGGAATAGAAGTCACAGCTAAACCTGCAGATCATTTCATTGAAGGGGACGGTGAGCTGAACATCGGGCCGTTTCATTTGGAAACATTATTTACACCGGGACACTCACCAGGCAGTGTTTCTTACTATGCGAAGGATGCTGACTTGGTGATCTCCGGAGATGTCCTGTTTCAAGGCGGGATAGGGCGTACGGATTTAATAGGAGGCGATCAAGAGACGCTGCTGACGTCCATTCATGAAAAACTGCTTACGCTGCCGGAGCACACGCTGGTGTTAAGCGGTCATGGCCCTGAAACAGACGTGCAGACTGAGCAGGATCAAAATCCGTTTTTAAATGGATTTTCATTGTAA
- a CDS encoding DUF2626 domain-containing protein, whose protein sequence is MNRMFRVLGFWTGIFAVMFYLGDMKDASLLFFGQTILFVFLSYLNLTERMYIYIFGAYLTIFFAGFTYYSIFIMVPGGGGH, encoded by the coding sequence ATGAATCGCATGTTCCGGGTGTTAGGATTTTGGACGGGAATTTTTGCAGTCATGTTTTATTTGGGTGATATGAAAGATGCTTCCCTATTATTTTTTGGACAGACGATCTTATTTGTATTTCTATCGTATCTGAACTTAACTGAACGCATGTATATCTATATTTTTGGTGCTTATTTAACGATTTTCTTTGCCGGCTTTACATATTACTCGATTTTTATTATGGTGCCCGGCGGAGGAGGCCATTAA
- the mgsR gene encoding transcriptional regulator MgsR, whose product MEQIIFYSYPSCTSCRKTKHWLKAHQVEFNERHLFRETPTVEELKYILSLTTEGIDEILATRSQTFKNLNLNIEEMTVNEVLELLIEKPKLLRRPILVDNKKLVIGYNPGELLKLSKKKTVHQSA is encoded by the coding sequence ATGGAACAAATCATTTTTTACTCATATCCAAGCTGCACGTCATGCCGAAAAACAAAACATTGGCTTAAAGCACATCAAGTCGAATTTAATGAACGGCACTTATTCAGAGAAACACCGACAGTAGAAGAATTAAAGTACATTTTATCGTTAACGACAGAAGGTATTGATGAAATTTTAGCGACAAGAAGCCAGACCTTCAAAAATTTAAATCTAAACATCGAAGAGATGACCGTAAATGAGGTGCTGGAACTTTTAATCGAGAAGCCGAAGCTTTTGCGACGTCCGATTCTTGTAGACAACAAAAAGCTGGTGATCGGGTATAATCCGGGAGAACTGTTGAAGTTATCGAAGAAGAAAACGGTTCATCAATCTGCATGA
- a CDS encoding STAS domain-containing protein, whose product MIALDQHVTEHKEDIIKQWLETCASKGSWLQSAKDQKKLEQKLKDQHESLVTIVAKSLRKEDVKDELNRWSLQCARDRVVHEVSVTESVGQFNAFRHIMFEWIQTFSEAFSQEIGIQDIYEWSRILNQTIDEIIEVFTGEYSQVTMIQLNAQKEMINELSAPIMPISDGIGILPLVGEIDTYRARTILESVLQQCSALKLSYLFLDISGVPIVDTMVAYQIFKVIDSTKLLGIETIISGIRPEIAQTVVKLGLDFSNVKTEQSLAKALANKGFKIEES is encoded by the coding sequence ATGATAGCTCTTGATCAGCATGTAACAGAGCACAAAGAAGATATTATCAAACAATGGCTGGAAACTTGCGCATCAAAAGGAAGTTGGCTGCAGTCCGCTAAGGATCAAAAAAAGTTAGAACAAAAGTTAAAAGACCAGCATGAATCATTAGTGACCATCGTGGCGAAATCCCTTAGAAAAGAAGACGTAAAGGATGAGCTCAATCGATGGTCTCTTCAATGCGCCAGAGACCGAGTTGTTCATGAAGTAAGTGTAACAGAAAGTGTCGGCCAGTTTAACGCCTTCAGGCACATCATGTTTGAATGGATCCAGACGTTCAGCGAAGCCTTTTCTCAAGAAATCGGTATTCAGGATATTTATGAGTGGAGCCGGATCTTGAATCAAACCATTGATGAGATCATCGAAGTGTTTACTGGAGAATATTCACAAGTTACAATGATACAATTAAACGCGCAAAAAGAAATGATTAATGAATTGAGTGCGCCGATAATGCCGATCTCTGACGGGATAGGGATTCTTCCGCTTGTCGGTGAAATTGATACGTACAGAGCGAGGACGATTTTGGAGTCGGTGCTGCAGCAATGCTCAGCGTTAAAACTTTCCTATTTATTTTTAGATATTTCGGGCGTTCCCATCGTTGATACAATGGTGGCTTATCAAATTTTCAAAGTGATTGACAGCACCAAACTGCTCGGAATTGAGACGATTATTTCAGGAATCAGGCCGGAGATTGCCCAGACTGTGGTAAAGCTTGGTCTTGATTTTTCGAATGTGAAAACCGAGCAAAGTCTTGCTAAAGCCCTGGCGAATAAAGGATTTAAAATAGAAGAATCATGA
- a CDS encoding hemolysin family protein, which yields MPSLEKAAILEFISLLAVAILILLTGFFVAAEFSIVKVRRSRIDQLVAKGKKGAKAARHVITHLDEYLSACQLGITVAALGLGWLGEPTVQTLLRPLFHKAGLNESLTHLLSLVIAFLAVTYLNVVIGELAPKSFAIQKAESITLMLAKPLIWFYKIMFPFIWLLNHSARLITGLFGLKPASEHELAYTEEELRVLLAESYKSGEIRKSELKYVDNIFTFDKRMAKEIMVPRNEMVSLSLDEDAIPSLQETVKETKYTRYPVVREDKDNVIGVINMKEVLFTMLTANFSLNKQQIEPFIQPVIHVIETIPVYKLLLKMQKERTHMAILIDEYGGTSGLVTVEDIIEEIVGEIRDEFDADEVPHIRELGKNHYLLNAKLLISDVNNLLGTDLSEAEVDTLGGWFLTRNIDAEAESVIEYDGYTFKVKDIDNHHILFIEVKKAE from the coding sequence ATGCCTTCCTTAGAGAAGGCAGCTATTTTGGAATTTATCAGTTTACTAGCAGTCGCTATTCTCATTTTGTTAACAGGATTTTTTGTCGCCGCAGAATTTTCCATTGTAAAAGTGCGGCGATCCAGAATTGACCAGCTTGTCGCAAAGGGAAAAAAAGGTGCTAAAGCGGCAAGGCACGTCATCACTCACCTTGATGAATATTTATCTGCCTGCCAGCTGGGCATTACAGTGGCAGCTTTAGGACTGGGTTGGCTGGGGGAACCGACCGTGCAAACCCTGCTTCGCCCCCTTTTTCATAAAGCGGGGTTAAATGAATCGCTCACCCACCTTCTTTCCCTTGTCATTGCCTTTTTAGCGGTGACGTATTTAAATGTCGTCATCGGGGAGCTGGCGCCAAAGAGTTTCGCCATTCAAAAAGCAGAGAGCATTACCTTAATGCTCGCCAAACCGCTGATTTGGTTTTATAAAATCATGTTTCCATTCATTTGGCTGCTGAACCACTCTGCCAGATTGATTACAGGGTTGTTTGGGCTGAAGCCGGCATCAGAGCATGAACTGGCGTATACAGAGGAAGAACTGCGGGTTCTTTTGGCTGAAAGCTATAAAAGCGGCGAAATCAGAAAAAGTGAATTAAAATACGTGGATAACATCTTCACCTTTGATAAACGAATGGCAAAGGAAATCATGGTTCCGCGAAATGAAATGGTTAGTTTGTCACTTGATGAAGATGCAATCCCAAGTCTGCAAGAAACAGTAAAGGAAACGAAATATACACGGTACCCCGTGGTAAGAGAGGATAAAGATAACGTCATTGGCGTCATCAATATGAAAGAAGTGCTGTTTACAATGCTGACGGCAAATTTTTCACTCAACAAGCAGCAAATTGAACCTTTCATTCAGCCCGTTATCCATGTTATTGAGACAATTCCGGTTTATAAATTACTGCTGAAAATGCAAAAGGAACGCACCCATATGGCGATTCTTATTGATGAGTACGGCGGGACTTCCGGTTTGGTCACTGTCGAGGACATAATCGAAGAAATTGTAGGAGAAATTCGCGATGAATTTGACGCGGATGAGGTGCCTCATATCCGCGAGCTCGGAAAGAATCACTATTTATTAAATGCAAAATTATTAATCAGCGATGTAAACAACCTGCTTGGAACAGATTTATCAGAAGCAGAAGTGGACACGTTGGGCGGCTGGTTTCTGACCCGAAATATAGACGCCGAGGCTGAAAGTGTGATTGAATATGATGGCTACACTTTTAAGGTGAAAGACATCGACAACCATCACATTTTATTTATAGAAGTTAAAAAAGCTGAATAG
- a CDS encoding magnesium transporter CorA family protein: MKAHTGKDWFWYQMGPQERDKARDLIHFSHWPQCEKWFENNHHVNFLRVDTNETENEAVFGSIVYDQGVDEENDHTVFHFYITRQYFFTINFDFSILKGIKGKQVVQQMERADNAIEGFLILLGELMNAYLIGIDEFEVKLRKLRWQIKDDNSKSILNRVHLLHHELMTWKNLILSAKKIEMALKETFLPHNKGEKDYQRVHLKIDRGVTYIREFEKELNSLLHSEEVITSHRGNEIVKALTIFTTLFTPVTGLGALWGMNFSVMPELNWKYGYLISLLLIITSTVLIYLYLMKKGWTGDMLQEGKKKKKSRKRRTL; this comes from the coding sequence ATGAAGGCACATACGGGAAAGGATTGGTTTTGGTACCAAATGGGGCCTCAGGAAAGAGATAAGGCAAGAGATCTGATCCACTTTTCTCACTGGCCTCAATGTGAAAAGTGGTTTGAAAATAATCACCATGTCAACTTTTTGCGCGTAGACACAAATGAAACGGAAAATGAAGCGGTATTTGGCTCAATTGTATATGATCAGGGGGTGGATGAGGAAAACGACCATACCGTTTTTCACTTTTATATTACCAGGCAATATTTTTTTACAATAAACTTTGATTTTTCGATTTTGAAGGGGATTAAGGGAAAACAAGTAGTCCAGCAAATGGAAAGAGCGGACAATGCCATAGAGGGATTTTTAATCCTTCTTGGTGAATTAATGAATGCCTATCTAATCGGTATAGATGAATTTGAAGTAAAGCTGAGAAAGCTTAGATGGCAAATCAAAGACGACAATAGTAAAAGCATTTTAAACCGCGTTCATCTCCTGCACCATGAGCTGATGACCTGGAAAAACTTAATTCTAAGCGCCAAAAAAATCGAAATGGCGTTGAAGGAAACCTTTTTGCCGCATAATAAAGGAGAAAAGGATTATCAGCGGGTACACCTGAAAATTGACAGGGGGGTTACATACATTAGGGAATTTGAAAAGGAGCTTAATAGTTTGCTGCATTCAGAGGAAGTCATTACCTCTCACAGAGGAAATGAAATTGTAAAAGCGCTGACCATCTTTACGACGCTTTTTACGCCGGTTACAGGACTGGGGGCTCTCTGGGGAATGAACTTTTCGGTGATGCCAGAGCTGAATTGGAAGTACGGATATCTTATTTCCCTCCTATTGATTATCACGTCTACGGTCTTGATCTACCTGTATTTGATGAAGAAAGGCTGGACGGGAGATATGCTGCAGGAGGGGAAGAAGAAAAAGAAATCTCGAAAAAGGCGGACATTGTAG
- a CDS encoding CBS domain-containing protein encodes MKIRDIMTKNVECCEPTASIMELAKQMRDSNVGSIPICENGTLKGIVSDRDIVTRCLAENQVDAKASDIMSADTVSGHPDMSAEEASQLMAEHQIRRLPILENERIAGIVALGDLSVEKDTDQKAGEALSEISKPA; translated from the coding sequence ATGAAAATAAGAGACATCATGACAAAGAATGTGGAATGCTGTGAACCAACCGCTTCAATCATGGAACTAGCGAAACAGATGAGAGACTCCAATGTCGGTTCTATTCCAATCTGTGAAAATGGCACACTTAAGGGGATTGTTTCTGATCGCGATATTGTGACGAGATGCTTAGCTGAAAATCAGGTGGATGCAAAAGCGAGTGACATCATGAGCGCTGACACCGTATCCGGCCATCCCGATATGTCTGCTGAAGAAGCGAGTCAGCTTATGGCAGAGCACCAAATCCGCCGTTTACCGATTCTTGAAAACGAACGAATTGCCGGTATTGTGGCATTAGGCGATCTTTCCGTTGAGAAGGATACTGATCAAAAAGCCGGAGAAGCATTAAGTGAAATTTCTAAACCAGCATAA
- a CDS encoding IS1182 family transposase: MFHTRNSSQNAAEFVLLDQLVEEDHLLRKIDKHIDFSFIIEKVKPYYSENKGRPSLDPLILFKMMFIGYLYGIRSERQLEKEIYYNMKYRWFLGLNINDPVPHHSTISWNRRTRFKDTTIFQDIFDEIVLQAINHDMVGGRVLFTDSTHLKANANKHKYTRKTIEQDTQNYIKDLNEAIQEDREEHGKKPLPAKEEVKAEKEIRHSTTDPESGYMYRENKPEGFFYLDHRTTDMKHNIITDAYVTPGNVHDSVPYLDRLDHQIARFDFEVEAVALDSGYLTTPICKGLADRHIFGVIAHRRYHPTRGLFPKWKFHYDSEQDRYICPNQQTLTYSTTDRKGYRSYKSNPETCFACPLLEQCTRSKNRQKVITRHVWEDHKEKIRQNRLSVSGKNLYKKRKEKIERSFADSKQLHGLRYCRLRGKRNVSEQVLLTAACQNMKKIATYLAKQG; encoded by the coding sequence ATGTTCCACACAAGAAATTCTTCTCAAAACGCAGCCGAATTTGTTCTGCTTGACCAACTCGTCGAAGAGGATCATTTGCTTCGAAAAATCGATAAACACATAGACTTCTCTTTTATCATTGAAAAGGTTAAGCCTTACTACAGCGAAAACAAAGGCCGCCCCTCACTCGATCCGCTGATTTTATTCAAAATGATGTTTATCGGCTACCTCTACGGTATCCGTTCAGAAAGACAGCTTGAAAAAGAAATTTACTACAATATGAAGTACAGATGGTTTTTGGGCCTGAATATCAATGACCCAGTTCCGCACCACTCCACCATCAGCTGGAACAGACGCACACGCTTTAAAGATACAACGATTTTCCAAGACATTTTTGATGAGATCGTTCTTCAGGCCATCAATCATGATATGGTGGGCGGACGTGTCCTTTTCACTGATTCAACTCATCTGAAAGCCAATGCCAACAAGCACAAATACACAAGAAAAACGATTGAACAGGATACACAAAACTATATCAAAGATTTAAATGAAGCCATTCAAGAAGATCGGGAGGAGCACGGAAAAAAGCCATTACCAGCCAAAGAGGAGGTGAAAGCTGAAAAAGAGATCCGCCACAGTACAACTGACCCTGAAAGTGGATATATGTATCGTGAAAACAAACCGGAGGGTTTCTTTTACTTAGATCACCGAACAACGGATATGAAACATAACATTATCACCGACGCCTATGTCACGCCTGGAAATGTCCATGATTCTGTGCCCTATCTTGACCGATTAGATCACCAAATTGCACGATTTGATTTTGAAGTAGAAGCCGTCGCTCTTGATTCTGGTTATTTGACGACTCCGATCTGTAAAGGATTAGCTGACCGCCATATTTTTGGCGTTATTGCGCATAGACGATATCACCCTACTAGAGGCTTGTTTCCAAAATGGAAGTTTCATTATGACAGTGAACAAGACAGATACATTTGCCCGAACCAGCAAACACTTACATACTCAACAACTGACCGAAAAGGCTACCGGTCATATAAATCAAATCCTGAAACCTGTTTCGCGTGCCCATTGCTTGAACAATGCACAAGATCAAAGAACCGCCAAAAGGTCATCACCCGGCATGTATGGGAGGACCACAAAGAAAAGATCAGACAAAATCGCTTATCTGTTTCAGGAAAAAACCTCTATAAAAAAAGAAAAGAAAAAATAGAGCGAAGCTTTGCAGATTCAAAACAGCTGCATGGGCTTCGCTATTGCAGGTTGAGGGGAAAACGGAATGTGAGTGAACAAGTTCTCCTCACAGCCGCATGCCAGAACATGAAGAAGATTGCCACATACCTAGCCAAGCAGGGCTAG
- the comGA gene encoding competence protein ComGA, which yields MDSIEMISRTLIEEAYSTKASDIHIVPRERDAVIHFRVDHALLKKRNMKKEECVRLISHFKFLSAMDIGERRKPQNGSLTLKLEEGHVHLRMSTLPTINEESLVIRVMPQYNIPSIDKLSLFPKTGATLLSFLKHSHGMLIFTGPTGSGKTTTLYSLVQYAKKHFNRNIVTLEDPVETRDEDVLQVQVNEKAGVTYSAGLKAILRHDPDMIILGEIRDAETAEIAVRAAMTGHLVLTSLHTRDAKGAIYRLLEFGINMNEIEQTVIAVAAQRLVDLTCPFCENGCSSLYCRQSRNTRRASVYELLYGKNLQQCIQEAKGNHANYQYQTLRQIIRKGIALGYLTTNNYDRWVYHETD from the coding sequence TTGGATTCAATAGAAATGATAAGCAGAACCTTAATTGAAGAGGCGTATTCAACAAAGGCTTCTGACATTCACATTGTGCCGAGGGAGCGGGACGCCGTCATTCATTTCCGGGTAGATCATGCCTTGTTGAAAAAAAGGAACATGAAAAAAGAAGAGTGTGTAAGACTGATTTCGCATTTTAAATTTCTCTCGGCGATGGACATAGGGGAAAGACGAAAACCGCAAAATGGTTCGCTGACGTTAAAGCTAGAGGAGGGACATGTTCATTTAAGAATGTCGACACTCCCCACAATTAATGAAGAAAGCCTCGTGATCAGAGTGATGCCTCAATACAATATCCCTTCGATCGATAAACTGTCATTATTTCCGAAGACGGGAGCCACTTTACTCTCATTTTTAAAACATTCACACGGCATGCTCATTTTTACAGGGCCAACTGGTTCAGGGAAGACGACAACATTATACTCTCTCGTTCAATATGCAAAAAAACATTTTAATCGAAATATCGTCACACTGGAAGACCCTGTTGAAACAAGGGATGAGGATGTTCTGCAGGTGCAGGTGAATGAAAAAGCGGGTGTGACATATTCGGCAGGTCTGAAGGCTATTTTGCGCCATGACCCGGATATGATTATTTTAGGTGAGATCAGAGACGCGGAAACAGCTGAAATCGCAGTACGGGCAGCGATGACGGGGCATTTGGTGCTGACGAGCCTTCATACGAGAGATGCGAAGGGCGCGATTTACAGGCTGCTTGAATTCGGCATTAATATGAATGAAATCGAACAGACTGTCATTGCGGTAGCGGCTCAGCGTTTGGTTGATTTAACTTGCCCGTTTTGTGAAAACGGATGTTCATCGTTGTATTGCCGCCAGTCACGAAACACCAGAAGAGCAAGCGTTTATGAACTGCTTTACGGAAAAAACCTTCAGCAATGCATTCAGGAGGCAAAAGGAAATCATGCAAATTACCAATATCAAACACTGCGTCAAATTATTAGAAAAGGAATTGCACTCGGCTACTTGACCACAAATAACTATGACCGGTGGGTTTATCATGAAACAGATTAG
- the comGB gene encoding competence type IV pilus assembly protein ComGB, whose translation MKQIRKTWPLKDQALLLKRLGEMMAGGYTLMDGLRLMKLQLNKRQAAALADVVTRLREGAPFYQVLKSLSFHKEAIGICYFAVTHGELPSAMIQSGELLERKLAQADELKRVLRYPLFLIFTVAVMFYMLQSIIIPQFSDIYQSMNMKTSRFTDMLFAFFQHIDLLVILTAFFAAGIGLYYWVVFKKKPPARQMLICVRIPFVGNLIRLFNSYFFSLQLSSLLQSGLSIYDSLNAFKQQTFLPFYRCEAEQVIERLKAGESIEAAICDSPFYEKDFSKVISHGQLSGRLDRELFTYSQFILQRLEHKAQKWTGILQPVIYGFVAAMILFVYLSMLLPMYQMMNQI comes from the coding sequence ATGAAACAGATTAGAAAAACTTGGCCGTTAAAGGATCAAGCCTTGTTATTGAAGCGGCTTGGTGAAATGATGGCGGGCGGATATACGCTTATGGATGGATTACGCCTGATGAAACTTCAGTTGAATAAGAGGCAGGCGGCCGCCTTGGCTGACGTGGTCACTCGTTTGAGGGAAGGGGCTCCGTTTTATCAAGTATTAAAGAGTTTGTCATTTCATAAGGAAGCTATAGGCATTTGTTATTTTGCTGTAACACATGGTGAATTGCCTTCTGCCATGATCCAGAGCGGAGAGCTTCTGGAACGAAAACTGGCACAGGCAGACGAGCTGAAAAGGGTGCTGCGCTATCCGCTTTTCCTCATCTTTACAGTCGCTGTCATGTTTTATATGTTACAGTCCATCATCATTCCTCAGTTTTCCGACATTTATCAATCGATGAATATGAAAACCTCACGTTTTACTGATATGCTTTTCGCTTTTTTTCAGCATATTGATCTGTTGGTCATTCTGACGGCTTTTTTTGCAGCAGGTATCGGGCTTTATTATTGGGTTGTGTTTAAGAAAAAACCGCCTGCTCGGCAAATGCTTATTTGTGTCAGGATCCCTTTCGTTGGAAACCTAATCAGGCTGTTTAACAGCTACTTTTTTTCTTTGCAGCTAAGCAGCCTTTTACAATCAGGCCTCTCCATTTATGACAGCCTAAATGCATTTAAACAACAAACGTTTCTCCCTTTTTACCGCTGCGAGGCTGAGCAAGTGATTGAACGGTTAAAAGCTGGTGAATCAATTGAAGCCGCTATTTGTGACAGCCCTTTTTATGAAAAGGATTTTTCAAAGGTCATATCTCACGGCCAGCTGAGCGGCCGCCTGGATCGGGAGCTTTTCACATACAGCCAGTTCATATTGCAGCGGCTGGAACACAAGGCGCAAAAATGGACAGGCATCCTTCAGCCTGTGATTTATGGGTTTGTTGCTGCGATGATCTTATTTGTGTATTTGTCTATGCTCTTGCCTATGTATCAGATGATGAATCAAATATGA
- the comGC gene encoding comG operon protein ComGC — MNEKGFTLVEMLIVLFIISILLLITIPNVTKHNQTIQKKGCEGLQNMIKAQMTAFELDHEGQTPSLVDLQSEGYVKKDAVCPNGKHIIITGGEVKVEH, encoded by the coding sequence ATGAATGAGAAAGGATTTACACTTGTTGAAATGCTAATTGTGCTCTTTATTATTTCAATCTTGCTTTTAATTACGATACCGAACGTCACGAAACATAATCAAACCATTCAGAAAAAAGGGTGCGAGGGCCTGCAAAATATGATTAAGGCGCAAATGACTGCATTTGAGCTCGACCATGAAGGGCAAACTCCGAGCCTTGTTGATTTACAGTCAGAGGGCTATGTGAAAAAGGATGCAGTTTGTCCAAATGGGAAACACATTATCATCACTGGCGGAGAAGTTAAGGTTGAACATTAA
- the comGD gene encoding competence type IV pilus minor pilin ComGD: MNIKLKEEGFTLLESLLVLSLASILLIAVFTALPPVYGNTAVRQAAWQLKSDILLAQQTAMSSHQRTKILVHRKEYQLVTDETVIERSYPTGLSIELLTLKDRLEFNEKGHPNTGGKLRVKGHAAYDITVYLGSGRVNVERK; encoded by the coding sequence TTGAACATTAAATTAAAGGAGGAGGGATTTACTCTTTTAGAAAGTTTGCTTGTGTTAAGTCTCGCCTCTATCCTCTTAATTGCGGTGTTTACCGCACTTCCTCCTGTTTATGGGAATACAGCCGTTCGTCAGGCGGCATGGCAGCTGAAAAGTGATATTTTGCTTGCGCAGCAGACTGCAATGTCCAGTCATCAAAGAACAAAAATTCTCGTTCACAGAAAAGAGTATCAGTTAGTCACGGATGAAACGGTGATTGAAAGATCCTATCCGACAGGACTTTCTATAGAGCTGCTGACACTCAAAGACCGTTTGGAATTTAATGAGAAAGGGCATCCGAATACAGGCGGGAAATTACGCGTAAAAGGACATGCCGCTTATGACATCACAGTTTATTTAGGGAGCGGAAGAGTTAATGTGGAGAGAAAATAA
- the comGE gene encoding competence type IV pilus minor pilin ComGE: MWRENKGFSTIETMSALSLWLFLLLTVVPLWSKLIADEDMAKSREIGYQIMNESISEYMMTGEGTASKTVAKHNNIYALKWEEEGDYQTVCISAAAYKEKPFCLSIMRTDWLYAS; the protein is encoded by the coding sequence ATGTGGAGAGAAAATAAGGGTTTTTCTACAATAGAAACAATGTCTGCGCTAAGCCTGTGGCTGTTTTTATTGCTGACAGTCGTGCCCTTGTGGAGCAAACTGATAGCTGATGAAGATATGGCGAAATCACGAGAGATCGGGTATCAGATCATGAATGAAAGCATAAGCGAATATATGATGACTGGTGAAGGAACTGCTTCAAAAACAGTTGCGAAACACAATAATATCTATGCGCTGAAGTGGGAGGAGGAGGGGGATTATCAAACCGTATGCATCTCAGCAGCAGCTTATAAAGAAAAACCATTTTGCCTCAGCATTATGCGAACAGACTGGCTTTACGCTTCTTAA
- the comGF gene encoding competence type IV pilus minor pilin ComGF, with protein MLLSGSLAMIFHLFLLRQQEHEGFTEQEWMISVEQMMNECKQSPAVKTAERGSVLICTTSSGQDIRFEAYHSMIRKRVDGKGHVPILDHITAMKAEIENGIVLMKVESENQEVYQTAFPVYPYLGGG; from the coding sequence TTGCTCTTATCAGGATCGTTAGCTATGATCTTTCATCTGTTTTTGTTGCGCCAGCAGGAACATGAGGGTTTCACAGAGCAAGAATGGATGATTTCGGTGGAGCAAATGATGAACGAGTGCAAGCAGTCACCCGCAGTCAAGACAGCCGAGCGTGGGAGCGTGTTGATCTGTACCACTTCTTCTGGGCAAGATATCCGTTTTGAAGCCTATCACTCCATGATACGAAAAAGGGTGGATGGCAAAGGGCATGTTCCGATTCTAGATCATATCACAGCGATGAAAGCTGAGATTGAAAACGGGATTGTTTTGATGAAAGTTGAAAGTGAGAATCAAGAAGTGTATCAAACTGCATTTCCCGTTTACCCGTATTTAGGAGGAGGGTGA
- the comGG gene encoding competence type IV pilus minor pilin ComGG: MYRTRGFIYPAVLFISALVLLVVNFTAAQYISRCMFEKETKELYIGENLLQNGALLSIRHILGQRKGQKGSQQFTYGQVSYDIYETSIKEQKEINLKAMTESGTERTAQLVFDQKQKQLLSWTE, from the coding sequence ATGTATCGCACGAGAGGTTTTATATATCCCGCTGTTCTTTTTATATCCGCACTTGTGCTTCTGGTCGTGAACTTTACTGCTGCTCAGTATATTTCGCGCTGCATGTTTGAAAAGGAAACAAAAGAGTTATATATAGGAGAAAATTTACTTCAGAATGGTGCGCTATTGTCCATAAGGCATATCCTTGGGCAACGGAAAGGCCAAAAGGGTTCACAGCAGTTTACATATGGGCAGGTGTCTTATGACATTTATGAGACATCGATAAAAGAGCAAAAAGAAATTAACTTAAAAGCCATGACAGAGTCAGGAACCGAAAGAACTGCACAACTAGTGTTTGATCAAAAACAGAAACAACTGCTGAGCTGGACGGAATGA